A genome region from Crossiella equi includes the following:
- the rpsO gene encoding 30S ribosomal protein S15: protein MALSTDQKKTILGEYATHEGDTGSPEAQVALLSKRISGLTEHLKTHKHDHHSRRGLLLMVGRRRRLLDYLKKSDIERYRSLIARLGLRR from the coding sequence GTGGCACTGTCCACTGACCAGAAGAAGACCATCCTCGGCGAGTACGCCACCCACGAGGGCGACACCGGTTCCCCGGAGGCCCAGGTGGCCCTGCTGAGCAAGCGCATCAGCGGCCTCACCGAGCACCTGAAGACCCACAAGCACGACCACCACTCGCGCCGCGGGCTGCTGCTGATGGTCGGCCGCCGTCGCCGCCTGCTGGACTACCTCAAGAAGAGCGACATCGAGCGCTACCGCTCGCTGATCGCCCGTCTCGGCCTGCGCCGGTGA
- the thpR gene encoding RNA 2',3'-cyclic phosphodiesterase — MTDDLARLFTALWLPADVRDHLADHLAAAGGHAVRGTKPEPVERWHLTLCFHGELPIERQVARLSEVLRGLPAPTLRLRGAGEFHNGPKGVLWAGVEPATPGDGRALHALALAAGADRDRFDPHLTLLRWTGPRPETRSLDTALADYTGPWWTPTELALVRSDRTPSGPHYTSVARLALTC; from the coding sequence ATGACCGACGACCTCGCGCGGTTGTTCACCGCGCTCTGGTTGCCCGCCGACGTCCGCGACCACCTCGCCGACCACCTCGCCGCCGCGGGCGGCCACGCCGTGCGTGGTACCAAGCCTGAACCGGTCGAACGCTGGCACCTCACGCTCTGCTTCCACGGCGAACTTCCGATCGAGCGACAGGTCGCCCGTCTCAGTGAAGTCCTGCGCGGCTTACCCGCTCCGACGCTGCGGCTGCGCGGGGCCGGCGAGTTCCACAACGGACCGAAGGGCGTGCTGTGGGCGGGCGTCGAGCCCGCCACGCCCGGTGACGGGCGGGCGCTGCACGCCCTCGCGCTGGCCGCCGGGGCCGACCGGGACCGGTTCGACCCGCACCTCACGCTGCTGCGCTGGACCGGCCCCCGCCCGGAAACCCGGTCGCTGGACACCGCGCTGGCCGACTACACTGGCCCTTGGTGGACGCCGACGGAGCTCGCCCTGGTCCGCAGTGACCGGACGCCGAGCGGCCCCCACTACACCTCTGTGGCGCGGCTCGCCCTGACCTGCTGA
- a CDS encoding alpha/beta fold hydrolase: MRISKLLRPLLVGLVLLPLAPGTAAASPLEWRLCKDIANRWSQQDERTECAMVTVPVDYAKPDGRTLGIAISRVKASGRRDGVVLLNPGGPGGSGMGMPGEVLRSQAAGIGEHHDLIGFAPRGVSYSGAMACADDWTQPDPSLSPKEKARFTAERDGRNHQRCVATDPEFVRNLTTATIARDVDRIRQALGEDKIGYYGISWGTALGAQYRTLFDQHVDKMLLDSVMPPALDMLAMDRGQLTARENTFHEFTAWLARNNDVYRFGVTAPGVDKALKDLRAKQTHELDVFDDLVTSARRDWPESARRLAALRDGATRELRAPARQKTMLGWDGDASGFNPFQQTSVMCNDSGSTRDFEEIWQHRLALVADLPVAGPYPKYDDRCVGWPLPATPWRFTSGTSPLQLVGHATEEVTPIAWAREMHARIGGALLTVDDDRHGSLMDLPCAAKAVEFFNTGKTAEDSCPGAPVPPARG, encoded by the coding sequence ATGAGGATCTCGAAGCTGCTCCGGCCGCTGCTCGTCGGCCTGGTGCTGTTACCGCTGGCGCCGGGGACGGCCGCGGCCAGCCCCCTGGAGTGGCGGCTCTGCAAGGACATCGCCAACCGCTGGTCGCAACAGGACGAACGCACCGAGTGCGCGATGGTGACCGTGCCCGTCGACTACGCCAAGCCCGACGGGCGCACCCTTGGCATCGCGATCAGCCGGGTCAAGGCGAGCGGCCGCCGGGACGGTGTCGTGCTGCTCAACCCCGGCGGTCCGGGCGGGTCCGGAATGGGCATGCCGGGCGAGGTGCTGCGTTCCCAGGCCGCCGGGATCGGCGAGCACCACGACCTCATCGGGTTCGCGCCGCGCGGGGTCAGCTACAGCGGCGCGATGGCCTGCGCCGACGACTGGACCCAGCCCGACCCGTCGCTGTCACCGAAGGAGAAGGCTCGGTTCACCGCCGAGCGGGATGGCCGCAACCACCAGCGGTGCGTGGCGACCGATCCGGAGTTCGTCCGCAACCTGACCACGGCCACCATCGCGCGCGACGTGGACCGCATCCGGCAGGCCCTGGGCGAGGACAAGATCGGCTACTACGGCATCTCCTGGGGCACCGCGCTCGGCGCGCAGTACCGCACGCTGTTCGACCAGCACGTCGACAAGATGCTGCTCGACTCGGTCATGCCGCCCGCCCTGGACATGCTGGCCATGGACCGCGGCCAGCTGACCGCGCGGGAGAACACCTTCCACGAGTTCACCGCCTGGCTCGCCCGCAACAACGACGTCTACCGCTTCGGCGTGACGGCACCTGGGGTCGACAAGGCGCTCAAGGACCTGCGCGCCAAGCAGACCCACGAACTCGACGTCTTCGACGACCTGGTCACCTCGGCCCGCCGCGACTGGCCCGAGTCGGCCCGGCGCCTGGCCGCGCTGCGCGACGGCGCCACCCGCGAGCTCCGCGCCCCCGCGCGGCAGAAGACGATGCTGGGCTGGGACGGCGACGCCTCGGGCTTCAACCCGTTCCAGCAGACCTCGGTGATGTGCAACGACTCGGGCAGCACCCGCGACTTCGAGGAGATCTGGCAGCACCGGCTCGCGCTGGTGGCGGACCTGCCGGTCGCCGGGCCGTACCCCAAGTACGACGACCGCTGCGTGGGCTGGCCGCTGCCCGCGACGCCGTGGCGGTTCACCAGCGGGACCAGCCCGCTGCAGCTGGTCGGGCACGCCACCGAGGAGGTCACCCCGATCGCCTGGGCCCGTGAGATGCACGCGCGGATCGGTGGTGCGCTGCTGACCGTCGACGACGACCGGCACGGCTCCCTCATGGACCTGCCGTGCGCCGCCAAGGCCGTCGAGTTCTTCAACACCGGCAAGACCGCCGAGGACTCCTGCCCTGGGGCGCCGGTGCCCCCGGCCCGGGGCTGA
- a CDS encoding GNAT family N-acetyltransferase: MADAAVRPALPTDAAEIARIQQVTWQTAYAAILPPEVLAGLDTEEAERLWLEAVSGGPASVYVATEGEWLVGFCAAGRAPIEEITAADGALPVDAEETALVSVLLVEPRWGRRGHGGRLLATAAAALRAEGARRGVTWVAEADKASLAFFRSAGWDTDGTIRTLDAGGRPLRELRLTGSLDLALVD, translated from the coding sequence ATGGCAGACGCCGCCGTCCGGCCCGCACTCCCCACCGACGCCGCCGAGATCGCCCGCATCCAACAGGTCACCTGGCAGACCGCCTACGCGGCGATCCTGCCGCCCGAGGTGCTCGCCGGTCTGGACACCGAGGAGGCCGAGCGCCTCTGGCTGGAGGCCGTGTCCGGTGGCCCCGCCTCGGTCTACGTGGCCACCGAGGGCGAGTGGCTGGTCGGGTTCTGCGCCGCGGGCCGCGCGCCGATCGAGGAGATCACCGCCGCGGACGGTGCCCTGCCGGTGGACGCCGAGGAGACCGCGCTGGTCAGCGTGCTGCTGGTGGAGCCGCGCTGGGGCCGTCGCGGGCACGGTGGCCGGTTGCTGGCCACCGCCGCGGCCGCGCTGCGGGCCGAGGGCGCCCGGCGCGGGGTCACCTGGGTGGCCGAGGCGGACAAGGCGTCGCTGGCGTTCTTCCGCTCGGCGGGCTGGGACACCGACGGCACGATCCGCACCCTGGACGCGGGCGGGCGGCCGCTGCGCGAGCTGCGCCTGACCGGCTCCCTGGACTTGGCCCTGGTGGACTGA
- the dapB gene encoding 4-hydroxy-tetrahydrodipicolinate reductase: protein MTAPRSADEPIRVGVLGARGRMGAEVCRAVDAAQDMELVAMVDVGDDLPAIAEAGAQVVVDFTHPDVVMDNLRYCAEQGIHSVVGTTGFTDARLEEIRGWLREKPDLGVLVAANFAVGAILSMKFAEIAAKYYESVEIVELHHPRKADAPSGTAARTAHLVAQARAKAGMPPIPDATTQEQDGSRGADVEGIRVHSLRLSGLVAHQEVLFGGTGETLTIRHDSLDRTSFMPGVLLGVRSVLERPGLTLGLESLLDL, encoded by the coding sequence ATGACCGCCCCCCGTTCCGCCGACGAGCCGATCCGCGTCGGCGTGCTCGGCGCCCGCGGCCGGATGGGCGCCGAGGTGTGCCGGGCGGTCGACGCCGCGCAGGACATGGAGCTCGTGGCCATGGTCGACGTCGGCGACGACCTGCCCGCCATCGCGGAGGCGGGCGCGCAGGTCGTGGTCGACTTCACCCACCCCGATGTGGTGATGGACAACCTGCGGTACTGCGCCGAGCAGGGCATCCACAGCGTCGTCGGCACCACCGGGTTCACCGACGCGCGCCTGGAGGAGATCCGGGGCTGGCTGCGGGAGAAGCCGGACCTGGGCGTGCTGGTGGCGGCGAACTTCGCCGTCGGCGCGATCCTGTCGATGAAGTTCGCCGAGATCGCCGCCAAGTACTACGAGTCGGTCGAGATCGTCGAGCTGCACCACCCGCGCAAGGCCGACGCGCCCTCGGGCACGGCCGCGCGCACCGCGCACCTGGTCGCGCAGGCCCGGGCCAAGGCGGGCATGCCGCCCATCCCGGACGCCACCACGCAGGAGCAGGACGGCTCCCGCGGTGCCGACGTCGAGGGCATCCGGGTGCACTCGCTGCGCCTGTCCGGCCTGGTCGCGCACCAGGAGGTGCTCTTCGGCGGCACGGGGGAGACCCTGACCATCCGGCACGACTCGCTGGACCGCACCTCGTTCATGCCGGGGGTGCTGCTGGGCGTGCGCTCGGTGCTGGAGCGGCCGGGACTGACCCTCGGCCTGGAATCCCTGCTCGACCTGTAA
- a CDS encoding polyribonucleotide nucleotidyltransferase: MTDVEIYEATAVLDNGKFGSRTVRFETGRLARQAAGSVVAYLDDETMLLSATTASKHPKDHLDFFPLTVDVEERMYAAGRIPGSFFRREGRPSTDAVLTCRLIDRPLRPSFVDGLRNEIQVVVTVMSLAPSDLYDVLAINAASASTQLAGLPFSGPIGGTRVALIEGQWVAFPTYEQLENAVFDMVVAGRIVGDDVAIMMVEAEATDKTIELVAGGATAPTEQVVADGLEAAKPFIRALCVAQQELAADAAKETAEYPVYLAYEADVFAAVEAAVAAELTEALTIADKQEREGRLDQIKVKVLETLVPDTEAEFAGREKEIGAAFRSLTKKSVRQRILRDKVRIDGRGVSDIRSLGAEVAVIPRTHGSALFERGETQILGVTTLNMLRLEQQVDSLSPETHKRYMHHYNFPPYSTGETGRVGSPKRREIGHGALAERALMPVLPTREEFPYAIRQVSEALGSNGSTSMGSVCASTMSLLNAGVPLKAPVAGIAMGLVSDEVDGKTSYVALTDILGAEDAFGDMDFKVAGTKDFITALQLDTKLDGIPSEVLAGALGQARDARLTLLEVMAEAIDRPDEMSPYAPRVTSVTIPVDKIGEVIGPKGKMINSITDQTGADISIEDNGTIYVGAADGPSAQAAIDLINAIANPQLPKVGERFLGTVVKTAAFGAFVSLLPGKDGLVHISKLGNGKRINKVEDVVKVGDKLRVEIADIDSRGKISLVVVNEEEAAKTEGATAPEPADA, encoded by the coding sequence GTGACCGATGTCGAGATCTACGAAGCGACCGCCGTCCTGGACAACGGCAAGTTCGGCTCCAGGACCGTTCGCTTCGAGACCGGCCGCCTGGCCCGTCAGGCCGCGGGCAGCGTCGTCGCCTACCTGGACGACGAGACCATGCTGCTCTCCGCCACCACGGCGTCCAAGCACCCGAAGGACCACCTCGACTTCTTCCCGCTGACGGTCGACGTCGAGGAGCGGATGTACGCCGCGGGTCGCATCCCCGGCTCGTTCTTCCGCCGCGAGGGCCGCCCCTCCACCGACGCGGTGCTCACCTGCCGCCTCATCGACCGCCCGCTGCGCCCGTCCTTCGTGGACGGTCTGCGCAACGAGATCCAGGTCGTCGTGACGGTCATGAGCCTCGCGCCGTCCGACCTCTACGACGTGCTGGCCATCAACGCCGCCTCGGCGTCCACCCAGCTCGCGGGCCTGCCCTTCTCCGGCCCGATCGGCGGCACCCGCGTCGCCCTGATCGAGGGCCAGTGGGTCGCGTTCCCGACCTACGAGCAGCTCGAGAACGCCGTCTTCGACATGGTCGTGGCCGGCCGCATCGTCGGTGACGACGTCGCGATCATGATGGTCGAGGCCGAGGCCACCGACAAGACGATCGAGCTCGTCGCGGGCGGCGCCACCGCGCCCACCGAGCAGGTCGTGGCCGACGGCCTCGAGGCCGCCAAGCCGTTCATCCGCGCGCTGTGCGTGGCCCAGCAGGAGCTGGCCGCCGACGCCGCCAAGGAGACCGCCGAGTACCCCGTGTACCTGGCGTACGAGGCCGACGTCTTCGCCGCCGTCGAGGCCGCCGTGGCCGCCGAGCTCACCGAGGCGCTGACCATCGCGGACAAGCAGGAGCGCGAGGGCCGCCTCGACCAGATCAAGGTCAAGGTGCTCGAGACCCTGGTGCCGGACACCGAGGCCGAGTTCGCGGGCCGCGAGAAGGAGATCGGCGCGGCGTTCCGCTCGCTGACCAAGAAGTCGGTGCGCCAGCGCATCCTGCGCGACAAGGTCCGCATCGACGGCCGCGGCGTCTCCGACATCCGCAGCCTGGGCGCCGAGGTCGCGGTCATCCCGCGCACCCACGGCTCCGCCCTGTTCGAGCGCGGCGAGACCCAGATCCTGGGTGTGACCACCCTGAACATGCTCCGCTTGGAGCAGCAGGTGGACTCGCTGTCCCCGGAGACGCACAAGCGCTACATGCACCACTACAACTTCCCGCCGTACTCCACCGGTGAGACCGGCCGCGTCGGCTCCCCGAAGCGGCGCGAGATCGGGCACGGCGCGCTGGCCGAGCGGGCGCTCATGCCCGTGCTGCCCACCCGCGAGGAGTTCCCCTACGCCATCCGGCAGGTCTCCGAGGCGCTGGGCTCCAACGGCTCCACCTCGATGGGCTCGGTCTGCGCCTCCACCATGTCGCTGCTCAACGCCGGTGTGCCGCTGAAGGCGCCGGTCGCGGGCATCGCCATGGGCCTGGTCTCCGACGAGGTCGACGGCAAGACCAGCTACGTCGCGCTCACCGACATCCTCGGTGCCGAGGACGCCTTCGGCGACATGGACTTCAAGGTCGCGGGCACCAAGGACTTCATCACCGCGCTGCAGCTGGACACCAAGCTCGACGGTATCCCCTCCGAGGTGCTCGCCGGTGCGCTCGGCCAGGCCCGCGACGCGCGCCTGACCCTGCTGGAGGTCATGGCCGAGGCCATCGACCGCCCGGACGAGATGAGCCCGTACGCGCCTCGCGTGACCTCGGTGACCATCCCGGTCGACAAGATCGGCGAGGTGATCGGGCCGAAGGGCAAGATGATCAACTCGATCACCGACCAGACCGGTGCCGACATCTCCATCGAGGACAACGGCACCATCTACGTCGGTGCGGCGGACGGCCCGTCCGCGCAGGCCGCGATCGACCTCATCAACGCGATCGCCAACCCGCAGCTGCCGAAGGTCGGCGAGCGCTTCCTGGGCACCGTGGTCAAGACCGCGGCCTTCGGCGCGTTCGTCTCGCTGCTGCCGGGCAAGGACGGCCTGGTGCACATCTCCAAGCTGGGCAACGGCAAGCGCATCAACAAGGTCGAGGACGTCGTCAAGGTCGGTGACAAGCTCCGCGTGGAGATCGCCGACATCGACAGCCGCGGCAAGATCAGCCTCGTCGTGGTGAACGAGGAAGAGGCCGCCAAGACCGAGGGCGCGACCGCCCCGGAGCCGGCCGACGCGTGA
- a CDS encoding M16 family metallopeptidase, with translation MLPGGLRVITESLPGVRSASVGIWVGIGSRDEPVEVAGAAHYLEHLLFKGTTRRNAVQIAEEIDAVGGELNAFTAKEHTCYYAHVLDADLPLAVDLVGDVVFDAVCADADMELERGVVLEEIAMRDDDPEDLLHEAYCQAMLGDHPLGRPVLGSEESITAMSRDALYGFYRENYTLPRMVLAAAGNVRHEQVLELAQAVLGSRLSGNPSPVPPRVGSAEITRGPRLVLCEDDTEQAHLMLGVPALDRHDERRFALGVLNAALGGGMSSRLFQEVRERRGLAYSVYSSVASYADTGHLAVYAGCQPERLGAVAGVVRSVLTGIARDGLAPSEVARGKGQLRGGLVLGLEDTSSRMSRIGKGELNYGDHLTVEQTLDRINAVTSEQVAELARELLERPLSAAVVGPYASADDLPTEVHEVIA, from the coding sequence ATGCTGCCGGGCGGCCTCCGGGTGATCACCGAGTCGCTGCCGGGCGTGCGCTCGGCGTCGGTCGGGATCTGGGTGGGCATCGGTTCGCGCGACGAGCCGGTCGAGGTCGCCGGAGCGGCGCACTACCTGGAACACCTGCTGTTCAAGGGGACCACGCGGCGCAACGCCGTGCAGATCGCGGAGGAGATCGACGCGGTCGGGGGTGAGCTCAACGCGTTCACCGCCAAGGAGCACACCTGCTACTACGCGCACGTGCTCGACGCCGACCTGCCGCTGGCGGTCGACCTGGTCGGCGACGTGGTCTTCGACGCGGTGTGCGCCGACGCGGACATGGAGCTCGAGCGCGGCGTCGTGCTGGAAGAGATCGCCATGCGCGACGACGACCCCGAGGACCTGCTGCACGAGGCGTACTGCCAGGCCATGCTCGGCGACCACCCGCTGGGCCGCCCGGTGCTCGGCTCGGAGGAGTCGATCACCGCGATGAGCCGGGACGCGCTCTACGGCTTCTACCGCGAGAACTACACGCTGCCGCGCATGGTGCTGGCCGCGGCGGGCAACGTGCGGCACGAGCAGGTGCTCGAGCTCGCGCAGGCCGTCCTCGGCTCCCGCCTGTCCGGCAACCCCTCGCCCGTGCCGCCCCGCGTGGGCAGCGCGGAGATCACCCGCGGGCCCCGGCTCGTGCTGTGCGAGGACGACACCGAGCAGGCGCACCTGATGCTGGGCGTGCCCGCGCTGGACCGGCACGACGAGCGGCGCTTCGCGCTGGGCGTGCTCAACGCCGCGCTCGGCGGCGGCATGAGCTCGCGACTGTTCCAGGAGGTCCGCGAACGGCGCGGGCTGGCGTACTCGGTGTACTCCTCGGTCGCCTCCTACGCCGACACCGGCCACCTCGCGGTGTACGCGGGCTGCCAGCCGGAACGGCTCGGCGCGGTCGCGGGTGTGGTGCGCTCGGTGCTCACCGGCATCGCCAGGGACGGCTTGGCGCCCTCGGAGGTCGCGCGCGGCAAGGGCCAGCTGCGCGGTGGTCTGGTGCTGGGGCTGGAGGACACCAGCTCGCGGATGTCCCGCATCGGCAAGGGTGAGCTCAACTACGGCGACCACCTCACCGTCGAGCAGACCCTGGACCGGATCAACGCGGTCACCTCCGAGCAGGTCGCCGAGCTCGCCCGCGAGCTGCTGGAGCGCCCGCTCAGCGCCGCCGTGGTCGGACCGTACGCTTCCGCCGACGACCTGCCGACCGAAGTGCACGAGGTGATCGCATGA
- a CDS encoding helix-turn-helix domain-containing protein: MEEQKIVQRNLALQREWYGEPLGDRVRRLVVAYDISQAQLADVLGISAPMLSQVMSGRRAKIGNPSVLARMVMLERRVLTPGVAAGEKAAIEEALAQVRDSKPKVSMDTLPVDEGRAEATALNRLRDLAVSEELSGAADLLAGRYPALADLLRRAADEG; this comes from the coding sequence GTGGAGGAACAGAAGATCGTCCAGCGCAACCTCGCGCTGCAGCGCGAGTGGTACGGCGAGCCACTGGGTGACCGGGTCCGGCGACTGGTCGTGGCCTACGACATCTCCCAGGCCCAGCTGGCCGACGTGCTCGGCATCAGCGCCCCAATGCTGAGCCAGGTGATGAGCGGGCGGCGGGCGAAGATCGGCAACCCGTCGGTGCTGGCCCGCATGGTCATGCTGGAGCGGCGCGTGCTCACCCCGGGCGTCGCGGCCGGGGAGAAGGCCGCCATCGAAGAGGCGCTGGCGCAGGTCCGCGACTCCAAGCCCAAGGTCAGCATGGACACCCTGCCGGTGGACGAGGGGCGTGCTGAGGCGACCGCGCTCAACCGGCTACGGGACCTGGCGGTGTCCGAGGAGCTCAGCGGGGCGGCGGACCTGCTGGCCGGGCGCTACCCGGCGCTCGCCGACCTGCTGCGCCGGGCGGCGGACGAGGGCTGA
- the truB gene encoding tRNA pseudouridine(55) synthase TruB — translation MPPGLVVVDKPSGMTSHDVVARVRRILGTRKVGHAGTLDPMATGVLVLGIERATKLLGHLALDTKAYLACIRLGAATSTDDAEGEVTSSADASGVAEEAVRAEIAKLTGDILQVPSSVSAVKVDGQRAYARVRAGEEVVLEARPVNVARFDLLNLRREGEFTDLDVLVECSSGTYVRALARDIGRELGVGGHLSALRRTRVGPFGLAVARTLEKLEEEPQLSLDLDAAVAAAFPRRDVDASAAAAVAHGGALPAAGIEGTYGVFSPSGKVIALAKDNAGRAKPLVVLAPSG, via the coding sequence GTGCCACCCGGCCTCGTCGTCGTCGACAAGCCGAGCGGGATGACCTCCCACGACGTCGTCGCGCGGGTGCGCCGGATCCTGGGCACCCGCAAGGTCGGGCACGCCGGAACCCTGGACCCGATGGCCACCGGCGTGCTGGTGCTGGGCATCGAGCGCGCGACGAAGCTGCTGGGCCACCTGGCGCTGGACACCAAGGCCTACCTGGCGTGCATCCGCCTGGGCGCGGCGACCAGCACCGACGACGCCGAGGGCGAGGTGACCTCCAGCGCGGACGCCTCGGGCGTGGCCGAGGAGGCGGTGCGCGCGGAGATCGCCAAGCTGACCGGCGACATCCTCCAGGTACCGAGCTCGGTGAGCGCGGTCAAGGTCGACGGGCAGCGCGCCTACGCACGGGTGCGCGCGGGCGAGGAGGTCGTGCTGGAGGCGCGGCCGGTGAACGTGGCCCGCTTCGACCTGCTCAACCTGCGCCGCGAGGGCGAGTTCACCGACCTGGACGTGCTGGTGGAGTGCTCCTCCGGCACCTACGTGCGCGCGCTGGCCCGTGACATCGGCCGCGAGCTGGGCGTCGGCGGGCACCTCAGCGCGCTGCGCCGCACCCGGGTCGGTCCGTTCGGGCTGGCTGTGGCGCGCACGCTGGAGAAGCTGGAGGAGGAGCCCCAGCTGAGCCTGGACCTGGACGCGGCGGTGGCCGCGGCGTTCCCACGCCGCGACGTCGACGCCAGCGCGGCGGCGGCGGTGGCGCACGGCGGCGCGCTGCCCGCGGCGGGCATCGAGGGCACCTACGGCGTGTTCTCCCCGAGCGGGAAGGTGATCGCACTGGCCAAGGACAACGCGGGCCGGGCCAAGCCGCTCGTGGTGCTCGCCCCGTCCGGCTGA
- a CDS encoding bifunctional riboflavin kinase/FAD synthetase: MQRWRGLDNLPGGWGRCVLTVGVFDGVHRGHQQLIARAVELARERGLPSVVMTFDPHPAEVVRPGSHPAQLTTLARRAELLEELGVDVFCVLPFGPDVSRVPADEFVHELLVDRLHVAAVVVGENFRFGHKAAGDVALLRSLGARFGFTAEGVRLLAEDSVTFSSTYIRACIDAGDVDAAAAALGRPHRLEGIVVRGDQRGRLLGFPTANLSSQRHAAVPADGVYAGRLVHTGHISHGVPGQVRSLPAAISVGTNPTFSGRERRVEAYVLDINEDLYGERVAFEFVHRLRSMERYDTTDALIAQMHLDVAQTRELLTNE, translated from the coding sequence GTGCAACGCTGGCGCGGACTGGACAACCTGCCTGGAGGCTGGGGCCGCTGTGTGCTGACCGTCGGGGTCTTCGACGGGGTGCACCGGGGCCACCAGCAGCTCATCGCCCGAGCCGTCGAGCTGGCGCGCGAACGCGGTTTGCCGAGCGTGGTGATGACCTTCGACCCGCATCCGGCGGAGGTCGTGCGCCCCGGCAGCCACCCGGCGCAGCTCACCACGCTCGCGCGGCGGGCGGAGCTGCTCGAGGAACTCGGCGTGGACGTGTTCTGCGTGCTGCCCTTCGGACCGGACGTCTCGCGCGTGCCCGCCGACGAGTTCGTGCACGAGCTGCTCGTCGACCGGCTGCACGTGGCGGCCGTGGTGGTGGGCGAGAACTTCCGCTTCGGCCACAAGGCCGCGGGCGACGTCGCGCTGCTGCGCTCCCTCGGCGCCCGCTTCGGGTTCACCGCCGAGGGCGTGCGGCTGCTGGCGGAGGACTCGGTCACCTTCTCCTCCACCTACATCCGCGCGTGCATCGACGCCGGGGACGTGGACGCCGCGGCGGCCGCGCTCGGTCGGCCGCACCGGCTGGAGGGCATCGTGGTGCGCGGGGACCAGCGTGGGCGGCTGCTCGGCTTCCCGACGGCGAACCTGTCCAGCCAGCGGCACGCGGCGGTGCCCGCCGACGGGGTGTACGCGGGGCGGCTGGTGCACACCGGGCACATCAGCCACGGCGTGCCCGGTCAGGTGCGCTCCCTGCCCGCGGCCATTTCGGTGGGCACCAACCCGACCTTCTCCGGCCGTGAGCGGCGGGTGGAGGCGTACGTCCTGGACATCAACGAGGACCTGTACGGGGAGCGGGTGGCGTTCGAGTTCGTGCACCGGCTGCGGTCGATGGAGCGTTACGACACCACCGACGCCCTCATCGCGCAGATGCACCTGGACGTGGCACAGACCAGGGAACTGCTCACCAACGAGTGA
- a CDS encoding MFS transporter, with protein MSAERARRQAWLVWSVAVIVYVAAVFHRTSLGVAGPQAAERFGVGPAALGVFTVLQIGVYAAMQIPTGLLVDRFGPRRVLATAALLIGTGQVLFALADSYPLALTARAVLGCGDAMTWVSLLRLIAGHFPARRYAVVVSISAALGGAGNLASTVPLTMALDTVGWTTTFLVGGGLTAVYSALAIARLRDVPEGQPAPLAEPVPVRAVGRSVASAWRIPGTRLAFWVHFSTMFAPAVLGLLWGYPYLTQALGFGAHTASALLGVLVLGAIVGGPVFGTLIGRKPELRMPVVLGFLGTAVLTWAVLLGWPGGHPPVALVLLALAVLSFGGPASTVAFALARDYNSLRTVGTATGLVNVGGFTATTISALSVGLLLEVAAPMGTAASFQVALSAVALVLLFGTWRTVVWWRRARAVVLAAAARGEDVPVQLRLRRWDHAAAVPVAAAA; from the coding sequence TTGTCGGCCGAGCGTGCCCGCCGTCAGGCGTGGCTGGTCTGGTCCGTAGCGGTAATCGTTTACGTGGCCGCGGTGTTCCACCGCACGTCACTGGGGGTCGCCGGACCCCAGGCCGCCGAGCGCTTCGGCGTCGGTCCGGCCGCGCTCGGGGTGTTCACCGTGCTCCAGATCGGTGTCTACGCCGCCATGCAGATCCCGACCGGGCTGCTCGTCGACCGCTTCGGCCCACGCCGCGTGCTCGCCACGGCCGCGCTGCTGATCGGCACCGGCCAGGTGCTGTTCGCCCTCGCCGACTCCTATCCGCTCGCGCTGACTGCCCGCGCCGTGCTCGGCTGCGGCGACGCGATGACCTGGGTCAGCCTGCTGCGCCTGATCGCGGGGCACTTCCCGGCCCGTCGGTACGCGGTGGTCGTCTCGATCTCCGCGGCCCTGGGCGGCGCGGGCAACCTGGCCTCGACGGTGCCGCTGACCATGGCGCTGGACACCGTCGGCTGGACCACGACCTTCCTCGTCGGCGGCGGCCTGACCGCCGTCTACTCCGCGCTGGCCATCGCCCGCCTGCGCGATGTGCCCGAGGGCCAGCCCGCGCCGCTCGCCGAGCCGGTGCCGGTGCGCGCGGTCGGCCGCTCGGTCGCCTCGGCCTGGCGCATCCCGGGCACCCGCCTGGCGTTCTGGGTGCACTTCTCCACGATGTTCGCCCCCGCCGTGCTCGGCCTGCTGTGGGGCTACCCGTACCTGACGCAGGCGCTGGGCTTCGGCGCGCACACCGCGAGTGCGCTGCTGGGCGTGCTGGTGCTGGGCGCGATCGTCGGCGGGCCCGTGTTCGGCACGCTCATCGGGCGCAAGCCGGAGCTGCGGATGCCGGTGGTACTGGGGTTCCTCGGTACGGCGGTCCTTACCTGGGCGGTGCTGCTCGGCTGGCCCGGCGGGCACCCGCCGGTGGCGCTGGTGCTGCTCGCGCTGGCCGTGCTCTCCTTCGGCGGACCGGCCTCGACCGTGGCGTTCGCGCTGGCCAGGGACTACAACTCGCTGCGCACCGTGGGCACCGCGACCGGGCTGGTCAACGTCGGCGGGTTCACCGCGACCACGATCTCCGCGCTCAGCGTCGGGTTGCTGCTGGAGGTGGCCGCGCCGATGGGCACCGCCGCCTCCTTCCAGGTCGCGCTGTCAGCGGTCGCGCTGGTGCTGCTGTTCGGCACCTGGCGCACCGTGGTGTGGTGGCGGCGCGCGCGTGCGGTGGTGCTCGCGGCCGCCGCGCGGGGCGAGGACGTGCCGGTCCAGCTGCGCCTGCGCCGCTGGGACCACGCGGCCGCCGTGCCCGTGGCAGCCGCCGCGTAG